The following proteins come from a genomic window of Montipora foliosa isolate CH-2021 chromosome 2, ASM3666993v2, whole genome shotgun sequence:
- the LOC137993633 gene encoding histamine H2 receptor-like, whose translation MNNSSDRSLDLNFRNETQHEYTPQGFISFSEPFTVFMTIALIIVIVVAIIGNTLVCIATCLNPNLRKATTSLFIVSLAVSDLLTATLSIPFDVYTLKTNGLWFHGEATCILWTTAYLLAVPTSNLTLLVLSIDRYLTLRAPLRQFRAGQFMTRERVLIYIAALWGYSLLFAILPVTGWEIWRLLPKYVVGEICFFNGSRLYNIMVSVLHFILPALAMCVIYFMIYKQIRRHTCAVYPIDSTVATQNGLAKFLLQRNIRAAKRIALIVSAFLTCWVPYSVLSIIANQCLECYAKIPLQVYYVTLLMGYSNSALNPFLYFFNNRNFIDSYKRLYRVVRKAFRRRPSGVK comes from the coding sequence ATGAACAACTCTTCTGATAGGTCGCTCGATTTAAACTTTCGCAACGAGACACAACATGAGTATACACCACAGggatttatttctttttctgagCCGTTTACTGTCTTCATGACAATCGCTCTTATAATCGTCATTGTGGTAGCCATCATTGGAAATACTCTGGTTTGCATTGCAACTTGTTTGAATCCCAACCTTCGAAAAGCAACAACAAGTCTTTTCATCGTTTCCTTGGCGGTCTCCGATCTTCTAACAGCGACTTTGTCGATTCCCTTTGATGTTTATACTCTAAAGACCAATGGACTGTGGTTCCATGGAGAAGCTACATGCATTCTCTGGACGACTGCCTACCTCCTTGCTGTTCCCACTTCGAACCTTACCTTGCTTGTTCTTAGCATCGATCGCTATTTAACGTTGCGTGCGCCATTGAGACAGTTTCGTGCTGGACAATTCATGACGAGGGAGCGCGTTCTCATTTACATCGCTGCCCTGTGGGGCTATTCCCTTTTATTCGCAATTTTACCAGTTACGGGATGGGAGATCTGGCGTTTACTGCCCAAATATGTCGTTGGCGAAATTTGCTTCTTCAATGGTTCGCGTCTTTACAATATCATGGTCTCTGTTCTTCATTTTATCCTTCCAGCCTTGGCAATGTGTGTTATTTACTTCATGATATACAAACAGATTCGTCGCCACACGTGCGCCGTTTACCCCATAGATTCCACAGTTGCCACACAGAACGGACTAGCGAAATTTCTGCTCCAAAGAAATATTCGAGCAGCAAAGAGGATTGCATTAATTGTAAGCGCCTTTTTAACCTGTTGGGTCCCTTACAGTGTCCTTAGCATCATAGCTAATCAGTGCTTGGAATGTTATGCCAAAATTCCTCTTCAAGTGTATTACGTTACCTTACTAATGGGCTATTCCAACTCTGCGCTTAATCCGTTTCTCTACTTCTTCAACAACAGAAATTTTATCGACTCGTACAAAAGACTCTATCGAGTTGTCAGAAAAGCATTTAGACGCCGACCGAGCGGTGTAAAATAA